A window of Penaeus monodon isolate SGIC_2016 chromosome 40, NSTDA_Pmon_1, whole genome shotgun sequence contains these coding sequences:
- the LOC119598170 gene encoding sortilin-related receptor-like isoform X1, with amino-acid sequence MAASRGGCRATPLFRLSCCLLLSLFLVEVCDGSRASPASSSSRLIRVRRKAEQEKPWEVAAGEGRGRAAADTSAADTRSRVSRAADTDGTQGSAHPSVAVYKLMNDSHHQLIINWAGEGSKVVVCMTRDSVQDESSTSNVYVSYDYGTTFQEKTSNFRKASQKPAIINKMYKNDKFTSVFVFTDVINKIIYATRDYCQNVTSHEVMFTPSEVSHHPLNAEVLLVYDIEDEERRLWISEDFGGEWRVIERYVKTYYWSEMTSPPTLYIVREEPTGGATVLSSQMLFREGLTPNTVISGVEDFEVKDEFLFAIKRVHLLGSHTIGATLQMWISYRGGPFLAAEFPNSLTHQHYYIADISEGQIMVCVAHDEILSNLYVSSVPRSANHQVNFSLSLERILYFNPSTNWVDTWLSEVASETFADLHPVEGIRGVFIASQLVSDFSKIPSRLRPEHLSSLITFNQGAQWKPLQPPQKDAYGNTINCKRESNCSLHVSQELSHLYPSTHDLPVLSKKSAPGLIIATGTIGASLKGHPALYLSSDAGINWFEVLKGNYLYTFGDHGGVIVAVQMYKAGGETNELNYSTDDGETWQTLQFFQEKLRIFALLTEPGENTTIFTLFGSRVEHEHQWIIIKVDMASVFRYSCKPEDYKTWSPSDGRSGRLCLLGRKEVYERRIGHSNCYNGKNYDRPISVENCPCNREDFECDYGYKDNMGTQICTVDSSFNFDPHAVPLSCKPGEFYNRTKGYRKIPGDTCEGGRDYMYLPTITACPVSKEQEFLLVSARQEILRYNLVDPGAGLRPLPIPNLKMVIALDFDMKNNCIYWSDINEDNLGIKRLCFDGHSDVEVLVDTDLQSVEGLSFDWISNNLYFVDGELKSVEVIRTNIHNYGRMRRSLLTDKDLDNPRGIAVHPIRGYLYITDWSETNPKVARTYLDGTNWKVLFDHTVVGWPNGITIDFQTERIFFADAKLDYIASADLDGQSMRKIISDSDKVIQPFAVGVYKSLLFWDDWQVHQVLQADKNFGWGISTVGNMSRSGLVDLKVFGHWSQQGSNACTNNTQCPYLCMGRPNNQFACLCPQGMKITRKGLIETCSCPDGSPILSDGTCKAEENTCPHNFFKCNSGRCIPKQWVCDSDNDCGDNSDEDGKECGHKSCEPPSWQCKNGQCIAQSWRCDFDNDCGDHSDEDGCQYAECPESTFKCANGRCIEPHWRCDMENDCRDGSDEVNCTSSAKPGCRGRIIDRNNSEDFTCASDGRCLPNSWRCDGDKDCGDGSDESNCMDYTCEKWQFQCKSQQCIFKTWVCDGESDCQDGSDETNCENVTTSTIEPFVPTVPSFPTSNQSCSALMFRCENLRCIPFWWKCDGLDDCGDGSDEEGCAMPHVNDTVIKPATPVPRPSTCPLDQFQCSSGECIWETWVCDKDNDCPDGEDEKNCHQFNTCSLQSEFKCRYSGGCISSGLRCDSKEDCADGSDEEGCQSLKPEVTQCPDGFFICDGGSCLELFKRCNGKQDCVDLSDEKNCSTDTQAYQVTDLTVKELTNVSVSVKWSVNLPGNIEYQPSIIVKAALGNHNAWQNKTWTENTTYTFSGLEPYTEYIVKVYIREKNTSKIFPPSKTKIIHTEQGIPSPPFNVEAEQIRYDLVITWMPPIHPNGPINMYHVYMFPPNPAREKQILGNVTTYTVPSSYLENGTIVWVTVTNGAYTSEASERKKVILQSTETQVAIAIDSMTPTSAIISWDAVPGVDGYMVSHNQPENKLLSGDVVENTTTNQMHVRGLAPGQTYIFNVTPFKDKILWPVSPIEVRTPGDALKEVTSLQAQVVKDIGTTVKLTWSEPPYKTRKIAWDYRVVWGKSPSELKNGKNVQLTNATSIMIDKLDACETYHIAVMLGGPMGIGPATVKQVQTLADPLSPPKNLKAQRTSHDNKTMVITWEPACQQLLEYKLQYLLTVRDVLFNKTSYYELPSKKTMIQTHTIESHWGGKYLITVQNSQPSARPTPPVVINGPMIPPPYELTYNPSDNSFFWKRSRNFPQEMTNQTSSYVLYVSKNMNMSDATAHPCSTPPVKVDSLSPGVIYYATVAYKDVDGYLSPQSHPIRLEKPIGDKIVLSQGSVVGVGISVFLVVVALIVVVGVLGVRHRRLARSFLTFANTHYDRSQGTTLITTDHNLDEDDDSPMIRGFSDDEPLVIA; translated from the exons TATAAATTGATGAATGACAGTCATCACCAGTTGATCATAAACTGGGCTGGAGAGGGAAGTAAAGTAGTTGTGTGTATGACACGCGACTCAGTCCAGGATGAATCATCAACCTCGAATGTATACGTGTCCTACGACTATGGAACGACATTTCAGGAAAAGACGAGCAATTTCCGAAAAGCTTCACAAAAGCCAGCTATCATTAACAAGATGTACAAGAATGATAAATTCACCTCAGTG TTTGTGTTTACGGATGTCATCAACAAAATCATCTACGCGACCAGAGACTACTGCCAGAATGTGACATCTCACGAGGTTATGTTCACACCCTCGGAAGTAAGCCATCATCCGCTAAATGCAGAGGTTCTTCTTGTCTACGACATTGAAGATGAAGAGCGACGG TTGTGGATTAGTGAAGACTTTGGCGGAGAATGGAGGGTGATTGAACGGTACGTCAAGACATACTACTGGTCTGAGATGACATCACCACCTACCCTTTACATTGTGCGTGAGGAACCTACAGGAGGAGCTACAGTCTTGTCTTCACAGATGCTGTTTAG AGAGGGCCTCACACCCAACACAGTCATCAGTGGGGTGGAAGATTTCGAAGTTAAGGATGAGTTTCTCTTCGCCATCAAGAGAGTG CATCTCTTGGGATCCCATACCATTGGTGCAACGCTTCAGATGTGGATATCTTATCGTGGTGGACCCTTCTTAGCTGCCGAGTTCCCCAATAGCCTTACACACCAGCACTATTACATTGCAGACATCTCAGAAGGACAG ATAATGGTATGTGTGGCTCATGATGAGATTCTGTCAAACCTGTATGTCTCGTCGGTGCCAAGATCTGCCAACCACCAAGTCAACTTCTCGCTCTCTTTGGAACGGATCTTGTACTTCAACCCTTCGACCAACTGGGTTGATACATGGCTCAG TGAAGTGGCATCGGAAACATTTGCCGACTTGCATCCAGTAGAGGGCATACGTGGAGTGTTCATTGCCTCACAACTTGTGTCAGACTTTAGCAAAATCCCGAGCAGACTCCGTCCAGAACACCTGTCGTCTCTCATCACATTCAATCAGGGTGCTCAGTGGAAGCCTTTGCAACCTCCACAGAAGGATGCATATGGCAATACAATCAACTGCAAAAGG GAAAGTAACTGTTCCTTGCACGTAAGTCAGGAACTGAGTCACCTATACCCATCGACTCATGACTTGCCGGTACTCAGTAAGAAGAGCGCACCAGGTCTTATAATTGCTACAGGTACAATTGGAGCTTCACTGAAGGGCCACCCTGCACTTTACCTGTCATCAGATGCTGGTATTAATTGGTTTGAG GTTTTGAAAGGCAATTACCTCTATACATTTGGGGATCATGGAGGAGTCATTGTGGCTGTGCAGATGTACAAAGCTGGAGGTGAGACCAATGAGCTGAATTATTCGACTGATGATGGCGAGACGTGGCAGACCCTTCAGTTCTTCCAAGAG AAATTACGTATATTTGCTCTCCTGACTGAACCTGGGGAGAACACAACCATATTTACACTCTTTGGTTCAAGAGTAGAACATGAACACCAGTGGATCATTATCAAG GTGGATATGGCATCAGTGTTCAGGTACTCATGCAAGCCAGAAGACTACAAAACATGGTCGCCCTCGGATGGTCGAAGTGGAAGGCTTTGTCTCCTTGGAAGGAAGGAGGTATACGAGCGAAGAATCGGCCACTCAAATTGCTACAATGGCAAGAATTATGACAGGCCAATTTCAGTGGAGAACTGTCCTTGCAACCGAGAAGATTTTGAATGTGATTATGGCTACAAGGATAATATGGGAACGCAGATATGCACTGTGGACAGCAGCTTCAATTTTGATCCCCATGCGGTCCCTCTCAGCTGCAAGCCAGGAGAGTTCTATAACAGGACAAAAGGCTATCGTAAAATTCCTGGCGACACGTGTGAAGGTGGTCGAGACTACATGTACCTACCAACCATCACTGCCTGCCCTGTGTC gaAAGAGCAGGAATTTTTGTTAGTGTCAGCACGGCAGGAAATTCTGCGGTACAACTTGGTAGATCCTGGTGCTGGTCTTCGTCCCCTGCCGATACCAAATTTGAAGATGGTCATTGCCTTAGATTTTGACATGAAGAATAATTGCATTTATTGGTCAGATATCAATGAAGATAACTTGGGCATTAAG CGGTTGTGCTTCGATGGACACTCTGATGTGGAAGTCCTAGTTGACACGGATCTCCAGAGTGTGGAAGGACTTTCTTTCGATTGGATTTCAAATAACCTCTACTTTGTCGACGGAGAGCTCAAGTCTGTAGAGGTTATAAGGACCAACATCCACAACTACGGAAGGATGAGAAGGTCTCTGCTTACAGACAAAGACCTAGATAATCCAAGGGGCATTGCTGTTCATCCTATCCGAGG GTATTTATACATTACCGATTGGTCTGAAACAAACCCCAAAGTTGCAAGAACATACTTGGACGGCACAAATTGGAAG GTTCTCTTTGATCACACGGTTGTGGGTTGGCCCAATGGCATCACAATAGACTTCCAGACGGAACGCATCTTCTTCGCTGATGCCAAGCTAGATTACATAGCCTCTGCTGACTTAGACGGACAGTCCATGAGGAAAATAATATCTGATAGT GATAAGGTTATTCAGCCATTCGCTGTTGGCGTATACAAATCGCTCCTCTTCTGGGATGATTGGCAGGTGCATCAGGTTCTGCAGGCTGACAAAAATTTTGGCTGGGGCATTTCCACAGTTGGCAATATGAGCCGGAGTGGGCTGGTTGACCTGAAAGTATTTGGCCATTGGTCGCAACAGGGGTCTAATGCTTGCAC aAATAATACACAGTGCCCATACCTCTGCATGGGTCGTCCAAATAACCAGTTTGCTTGCCTGTGTCCTCAAGGCATGAAG ATCACCCGAAAAGGATTAATTGAGACATGTTCTTGTCCCGATGGCTCACCGATTTTGAGTGATGGTACCTGCAAGGCGGAGGAGAACACCTGCCCACACAACTTCTTCAAGTGCAACTCGGGCAGGTGCATTCCGAAGCAGTGGGTGTGCGACTCCGACAACGATTGTGGCGACAACTCAGATGAG GATGGGAAGGAATGTGGCCACAAGTCATGTGAACCACCATCCTGGCAGTGTAAAAATGGCCAGTGCATCGCACAGAGCTGGCGCTGTGACTTCGACAACGACTGCGGCGACCACTCGGACGAGGACGGTTGCCAGTATGCGGAATGCCCGGAAAGCACTTTCAA GTGTGCAAATGGCCGGTGCATTGAGCCCCACTGGAGATGCGACATGGAAAACGATTGCCGTGATGGTTCAGATGAAGTTAATTGCACCTCGTCAGCAAAACCAGGATGCAGAG GAAGAATCATTGACAGAAACAACAGTGAAG ACTTCACCTGTGCCAGTGATGGAAGATGTTTGCCAAACTCTTGGCGATGCGATGGTGACAAGGACTGTGGTGACGGCTCAGATGAGAGCAACTGCATGGACTACACGTGCGAGAAGTGGCAGTTCCAGTGCAAGAGTCAGCAGTGCATCTTCAA GACATGGGTATGTGACGGAGAGTCTGACTGCCAGGATGGGTCAGATGAGACCAACTGCGAGAACGTTACAACCAGCACCATTGAGCCGTTTGTACCGACAGTACCCTCCTTCCCCACGTCAAACCAGAGTTGCTCGGCGCTCATGTTCCGTTGTGAGAACCTGCGTTGCATCCCATTCTGGTGGAAGTGTGATGGCTTAGATGACTGCGGTGATGGCTCTGATGAGGAGGGTTGCGCAATGCCTCATGTTAACGACACTGTTATTAAACCTGCGACGCCTGTACCCCGACCATCAACCTGTCCCTTG GATCAGTTCCAGTGTAGCAGCGGTGAGTGCATTTGGGAAACGTGGGTGTGCGACAAGGACAACGACTGCCCTGACGGTGAGGACGAAAAGAACTGCCACCAGTTTAACACTTGCAGTCTGCAGTCCGAGTTCAAGTGCAGGTACTCGGGTGGATGCATATCAAGTGGCTTGAGGTGTGATAGCAAGGAGGACTGTGCTGATGG ATCGGATGAAGAAGGGTGTCAGTCGTTGAAGCCCGAGGTGACTCAATGTCCAGATGGATTCTTCATTTGTGACGGAGGTAGCTGCCTTGAGTTATTCAAGCGCTGCAACGGAAAACAAGATTGCGTGGACCTTAGCGATGAGAAGAACTGTTCAACGGATACGCAG GCATACCAGGTGACAGATCTCACAGTGAAAGAGTTGACTAACGTGTCTGTGAGTGTGAAGTGGAGTGTAAATTTACCTGGAAACATCGAATACCAGCCGTCGATCATCGTTAAAGCAGCATTAGGAAACCACAATGCTTGGCAGAATAAGACGTGGACTGAAAATACa ACGTACACATTCTCTGGGCTAGAACCATACACAGAATACATAGTGAAAGTGTACATCCGCGAGAAAAACACATCCAAGATCTTCCCTCCAAGCAAGACCAAGATCATCCACACGGAACAAGGAA TTCCCAGCCCCCCCTTCAACGTTGAAGCAGAACAGATCAGATACGATCTTGTGATCACCTGGATGCCCCCAATTCATCCCAATGGACCTATCAATATGTATCATGT GTATATGTTCCCTCCAAACCCAGCGCGTGAAAAACAGATTTTAGGCAATGTAACGACTTACACAGTCCCGTCGTCCTATCTTGAAAATGGAACGATTGTGTGG GTGACGGTAACGAATGGAGCCTACACAAGTGAAGCAAGTGAAAGGAAGAAGGTCATCCTGCAGTCCACAGAAACTCAAGTGGCCATTGCCATAGACAGTATGACCCCAACAAGTGCCATCATCTCCTGGGATGCTGTGCCAGGCGTAGATGGCTACATGGTCTCGCATAACCAGCCGGAGAATAAATTGCTCTCCGGTGATGTAGTCGAGAACACCACGACAAATCAGATGCATG TGCGAGGTCTTGCACCAGGACAAACGTACATCTTCAATGTAACTCCGTTCAAGGATAAAATCCTGTGGCCTGTGAGCCCCATTGAAGTCAGAACTCCAGGTGATGCATTAAAAGAAGTCACATCATTGCAAGCACAAGTCGTGAAAGACATTGGCACCACAGTTAAACTGACTTGGTCTGAACCACCTTATAAAACTCGCAAG ATTGCCTGGGACTATCGTGTAGTGTGGGGAAAGAGCCCCAGCGAGCTCAAGAACGGCAAGAATGTTCAGCTGACCAATGCCACGTCTATCATGATCGACAAACTGGATGCCTGCGAGACGTATCACATCGCTGTCATGCTGGGAGGCCCCATGGGGATAGGGCCAGCGACAGTGAAACAg GTGCAGACACTCGCTGACCCGCTTTCACCACCCAAGAACTTGAAAGCCCAGAGAACGAGTCACGACAACAAGACCATGGTGATCACGTGGGAACCAGCCTGTCAGCAGCTTTTAGAATACAAGTTGCAGTACCTG CTCACAGTCAGGGATGTCCTCTTTAACAAGACTTCATACTATGAGCTCCCCAGTAAGAAGACTATGATCCAGACCCACACCATTGAATCACACTGGGGTGGCAAGTATCTAATCACCGTTCAGAATTCGCAGCCCAGTGCCCGTCCAACTCCACCTGTTGTCATTAATGGTCCCATGATCCCCCCGCCATATGAGCTCACCTACAACCCAAGTGATAACTCGTTCTTCTGGAAAAGGAGCAGGAATTTCCCACAGGAAATGACAAACCAGAC TTCTTCCTATGTCCTTTATGTCTCAAAGAACATGAACATGAGTGATGCTACTGCCCATCCATGCAGTACCCCTCCTGTAAAAGTGGATAGCCTCTCACCTGGAGTCATCTACTATGCCACTGTGGCTTACAAAGATGTTGATGGGTATCTGTCACCACAGTCACACCCCATAAGGCTGGAGAAACCCATAG GTGACAAAATTGTGCTGTCACAAGGCAGTGTGGTTGGTGTCGGTATATCCGTGTTCCTGGTCGTGGTGGCGCTAATTGTGGTTGTAGGGGTACTTGGAGTCAGACATCGACGCTTAGCAAGGTCTTTCTTAACCTTTGCAAACACCCACTATGATCGCTCTCAAGGGACAACGCTCATCACCACGGACCATAACTTGG ACGAAGATGACGATTCTCCCATGATCCGTGGATTTTCCGACGACGAGCCCTTGGTGATAGCCTGA